A single window of Treponema denticola ATCC 35405 DNA harbors:
- a CDS encoding MFS transporter, with product MKDLRKRTFNVSGLSFLVYSLSSIAISICLVNIKRDLNFSLTEAGLFGMLCAIEQMIILFISPIFAAKFGKIKVLRTALLILTAGLFFFSKSINFFTALLSALCMGLGVANMEALLTPIVNDLYPNDTGAKMNMMHAFWPLGTCSGLIGFGYLLSIGINWRYIYIGLSIFALLICFSYPSSKKIKLPPSDGSKAAFKEIFSLPSFWLFGLSLFFAGGAEGAFAFWSATLIQLYLKASAFYAGIVTASFALGMFIGRSLNSKVLKKVSIQKAIIVSSIASFIVSLLFVFVNSLFGLAVFLFCMGLCLACLWPTIQSFAAVILPVDATALMIFLSCFGVPGYSTASFIMGIVGDKYDLFIAFITVVPVFLILVPILFIMGCKLSGSPKLKPLREKNEFIG from the coding sequence ATGAAAGATCTACGAAAAAGAACCTTTAATGTTTCAGGCCTTAGTTTCTTGGTTTATTCTCTTTCTTCTATTGCAATCTCAATATGCCTCGTAAATATTAAAAGAGACTTAAACTTTTCGCTTACGGAAGCGGGATTATTCGGAATGCTTTGTGCTATCGAGCAGATGATAATTCTTTTTATAAGCCCCATCTTTGCTGCCAAATTCGGCAAGATAAAAGTTTTGCGCACAGCTCTCTTGATATTAACCGCAGGGCTTTTTTTCTTTTCAAAAAGCATAAACTTTTTTACGGCTCTTTTAAGTGCTCTTTGTATGGGCTTGGGTGTTGCAAATATGGAAGCCCTGCTGACTCCCATAGTAAACGATTTATATCCGAACGATACCGGAGCAAAGATGAATATGATGCATGCCTTTTGGCCCTTGGGAACTTGTTCCGGTCTGATAGGCTTCGGCTATCTTCTTTCGATAGGAATAAACTGGAGATACATTTACATAGGCCTATCTATTTTTGCTCTATTGATTTGTTTTTCCTATCCTTCATCAAAAAAAATAAAACTTCCTCCTTCGGACGGAAGCAAGGCTGCCTTTAAAGAGATATTTTCCCTACCCTCCTTTTGGCTTTTCGGCCTATCCCTTTTTTTTGCAGGAGGAGCCGAAGGAGCTTTTGCCTTTTGGTCGGCTACATTAATTCAGCTTTATTTAAAAGCCTCTGCCTTTTATGCAGGAATTGTAACGGCGAGCTTTGCCCTCGGAATGTTTATCGGAAGATCCTTAAACAGCAAGGTTTTAAAAAAAGTTTCCATTCAAAAAGCGATAATAGTTTCTTCGATTGCTTCATTTATAGTCAGCCTATTATTTGTTTTTGTAAACTCGCTTTTCGGTTTGGCGGTGTTTTTATTTTGTATGGGTCTTTGCCTTGCCTGCCTTTGGCCGACAATCCAATCCTTTGCCGCAGTCATCCTTCCTGTAGACGCAACAGCCCTTATGATTTTTTTATCCTGCTTCGGAGTTCCCGGTTACAGCACTGCAAGTTTTATTATGGGAATAGTCGGCGATAAATACGATTTGTTTATTGCATTTATCACGGTAGTACCGGTTTTTTTAATTTTGGTTCCGATTCTTTTTATCATGGGATGCAAGCTGTCGGGCTCACCTAAACTAAAACCGTTAAGGGAAAAAAATGAATTTATTGGATAA
- the nth gene encoding endonuclease III — protein MNLLDKDKIEEVYRRFKKNNPNPKGELHSANIFTLLVAVVLSAQATDVGVNKATGPFFKAADTPQKMIELGEEGIREYIKTINLYPTKAKRIFELSRIIQNEYSGMVPDSMEELIKLPGVGRKTANVVLNMGFGKPAIAVDTHILRTAPRIGLSLGKTPIQVEEDLLKVTPKKYLLNAHHWILLHGRYICKARKPECETCFLSDICMKNL, from the coding sequence ATGAATTTATTGGATAAAGATAAAATCGAAGAAGTATACCGCCGCTTTAAAAAAAATAACCCTAACCCGAAAGGAGAATTACATTCTGCAAATATTTTTACCCTTTTGGTAGCGGTGGTACTGTCTGCACAAGCGACTGATGTCGGTGTAAATAAAGCAACGGGGCCTTTTTTTAAGGCAGCCGATACGCCTCAAAAAATGATAGAACTGGGTGAAGAAGGAATCCGCGAATACATTAAAACAATAAATTTATATCCGACAAAGGCTAAACGTATTTTTGAATTAAGCCGAATAATCCAAAACGAGTATTCAGGAATGGTTCCCGACAGCATGGAAGAACTTATAAAACTTCCCGGGGTCGGCCGCAAAACCGCAAACGTGGTTTTAAACATGGGCTTCGGAAAACCTGCAATCGCAGTTGATACCCATATCCTGCGCACCGCCCCGCGTATCGGTCTTTCATTGGGCAAGACTCCGATTCAAGTTGAAGAAGATTTACTTAAAGTTACTCCAAAAAAATATTTACTAAATGCCCACCACTGGATTCTCCTGCATGGGCGCTATATCTGCAAGGCCAGGAAACCGGAATGTGAAACCTGTTTTTTATCCGATATCTGTATGAAGAATTTATAA
- the pyk gene encoding pyruvate kinase — protein sequence MKKTKIVCTIGPASDSERVLAEMFKAGLNVCRLNFSHGSHEEHKVKIDRIKKIREELKMPIALLLDTKGPEIRLGLFEKPVEIVQGQEFIITTRDVIGTNQICSISYKNIAAEIKPKSRILINDGLLELQVIDILNDTDIECVAVNSGTLSSRKGVNIPGLRVNLPYMSEKDISDIEFGIENDVDFIAASFTQRADDIIQIRKLLEKHKSTIAVIAKIENQEGLDNIDEILAEADGIMVARGDMGVEIEPEKIPHLQKQLIKKANLAGKPVITATQMLESMTHNLRPTRAEVTDVANAILDGTSAVMLSGETAAGEYPVETVAMMTSIANSIEETLDYEKLFAENASLHETTITNAIARATCSTALALDANAIITASASGITPRALSKFKPRVPIIAITESPQVMRKMALDWDVYPVLADPIKSTDNMFDVCSQIAKDTGHVKKGDIAILTAGIPIGKAGSTNLLKVEIIE from the coding sequence ATGAAAAAAACAAAAATAGTATGCACAATAGGGCCCGCTTCCGACTCGGAAAGGGTCTTGGCAGAAATGTTTAAAGCCGGTTTAAATGTCTGCCGCCTTAATTTTTCGCATGGAAGCCATGAAGAACACAAGGTTAAAATAGATCGAATAAAAAAAATAAGAGAAGAGTTAAAAATGCCTATTGCACTTTTACTGGATACTAAGGGACCCGAAATCCGTTTGGGCCTTTTTGAAAAGCCTGTAGAAATTGTACAAGGTCAGGAATTTATAATTACAACCAGAGATGTAATCGGAACAAATCAAATATGCAGCATCTCATATAAGAATATTGCCGCCGAAATTAAACCTAAAAGCAGAATCCTTATAAATGACGGATTATTGGAGTTACAGGTTATCGATATTTTAAACGATACGGACATAGAATGTGTCGCAGTAAATTCCGGAACCCTAAGCAGCCGAAAAGGTGTAAACATTCCGGGCTTGAGGGTAAACCTTCCTTACATGAGTGAAAAGGATATCTCCGATATCGAATTCGGAATTGAAAATGATGTGGATTTTATTGCCGCCTCCTTTACACAAAGAGCCGACGATATTATCCAAATAAGAAAACTTTTGGAAAAACACAAAAGTACAATCGCCGTTATAGCAAAAATAGAAAATCAAGAAGGCTTGGACAACATAGATGAAATTTTAGCGGAAGCCGACGGAATAATGGTAGCCCGGGGAGATATGGGTGTAGAAATAGAGCCCGAAAAAATCCCTCATCTTCAAAAGCAGCTGATAAAAAAAGCAAACCTTGCAGGAAAGCCGGTTATCACCGCAACTCAGATGCTCGAATCTATGACCCACAACCTGCGTCCCACCAGAGCCGAAGTTACCGACGTTGCAAACGCTATTCTCGACGGAACATCAGCTGTAATGCTTTCTGGAGAAACCGCAGCAGGCGAATACCCTGTCGAAACCGTGGCCATGATGACCTCAATTGCGAACTCTATAGAAGAAACATTAGATTATGAAAAACTATTTGCTGAAAATGCTTCTCTTCATGAGACCACAATCACAAATGCAATTGCAAGAGCCACCTGCTCCACTGCCCTAGCCCTCGATGCAAATGCAATCATAACGGCATCCGCTTCGGGAATAACGCCCAGAGCTCTTTCAAAATTTAAACCAAGGGTACCGATTATTGCAATAACGGAATCGCCTCAGGTTATGAGAAAGATGGCCCTCGACTGGGACGTATATCCGGTTTTAGCCGATCCTATAAAATCGACCGATAACATGTTCGATGTGTGTTCGCAAATTGCAAAGGATACAGGCCATGTAAAAAAAGGAGACATAGCAATCCTTACGGCCGGGATTCCTATAGGCAAAGCAGGATCTACAAACCTTCTAAAGGTAGAAATAATAGAATAA
- a CDS encoding NYN domain-containing protein, translating into MEKKYAILIDGDNIAPSYLDSIISEVSKEGEVLIKRLYGDWTTPNMNGWKPWLEKVPIRPVQQFRNGPNATDNTIIMDAIELANTNQGINAVCIVSTDSDYYSLALKLREYGLYVLGIGKSNAKPLWVNACNEFKYLENFDETEEYEEDAKSGKKFKSLEDLICHAYRNSRMTEEGWVSLSDLGNSIRNFMPEFDPRSYSHNTLREIIDALSDDFELRSDDRIPPNYWIKAIGRKNETPKIKGKIKRLMNRYGIIENENGDFFFSFTNIDKKCRDKLIKEGTPVKFRVFKMPNPKGEDSADRNGKAAEIEIIG; encoded by the coding sequence ATGGAAAAAAAGTATGCTATTTTAATTGACGGAGACAACATAGCTCCTTCCTATCTCGACTCGATAATTTCCGAAGTTTCAAAAGAAGGAGAGGTTCTGATAAAAAGACTTTACGGGGACTGGACTACTCCCAATATGAACGGCTGGAAACCTTGGCTTGAAAAAGTACCTATCCGGCCCGTCCAGCAATTTAGAAACGGTCCCAATGCAACCGATAACACAATCATAATGGATGCTATAGAACTTGCAAACACAAATCAAGGAATAAATGCTGTCTGCATAGTTTCTACCGATTCCGATTATTACAGCCTTGCCCTAAAATTGCGGGAGTATGGGCTCTATGTTTTGGGAATCGGAAAATCCAATGCAAAACCTCTTTGGGTAAACGCCTGCAACGAATTTAAATATCTTGAAAACTTTGATGAAACTGAAGAATACGAAGAAGACGCAAAAAGCGGCAAAAAGTTTAAATCCCTCGAAGACCTTATCTGCCATGCTTATAGAAATTCCCGCATGACAGAAGAAGGCTGGGTAAGTCTTTCCGACCTAGGAAATTCCATACGTAACTTTATGCCGGAATTCGATCCACGCTCTTACAGCCACAACACATTGAGAGAAATAATCGATGCCCTATCGGATGATTTTGAACTAAGGTCGGACGACAGGATACCGCCCAACTATTGGATAAAGGCAATAGGCCGCAAAAATGAAACGCCAAAAATAAAGGGAAAAATAAAACGGCTTATGAACCGATACGGAATTATCGAAAACGAAAACGGAGACTTTTTCTTTTCGTTCACAAACATCGATAAAAAATGCAGGGACAAACTTATAAAAGAGGGAACACCGGTAAAGTTCAGGGTGTTTAAGATGCCAAATCCCAAGGGCGAAGACTCGGCTGACAGAAACGGAAAAGCAGCCGAAATTGAAATAATAGGTTAA
- a CDS encoding DUF3887 domain-containing protein — protein MKPLKIFFLFVSFVLLWSCKPKETSETFHIPFLKEKAEEIIFMINDKDWEGIRNLSTEEFKKNLDEEFINVNTKIFFEPAGKYLYTKEAYFLETKDKNSGEVIGVVIVKVGYENKTLCYTFNFAKDTKLIGFFLK, from the coding sequence TTGAAACCCTTAAAAATATTTTTTCTTTTTGTCTCATTTGTTCTTTTATGGAGCTGTAAGCCTAAGGAGACCTCGGAAACCTTTCACATTCCTTTTTTAAAAGAAAAGGCGGAAGAAATTATTTTTATGATAAACGATAAGGACTGGGAAGGCATAAGAAACTTAAGCACCGAAGAGTTTAAAAAAAACTTGGATGAAGAATTTATAAATGTAAATACTAAAATATTTTTTGAGCCGGCAGGAAAATACCTATATACAAAAGAAGCTTATTTTTTAGAAACAAAAGATAAAAACTCAGGAGAAGTTATAGGAGTTGTTATCGTTAAGGTAGGATACGAAAATAAAACTCTATGCTACACCTTCAATTTTGCAAAAGACACAAAGCTGATAGGCTTCTTTTTAAAATAG
- the amrB gene encoding AmmeMemoRadiSam system protein B has translation MKVIKFIITVFFICFCLTACTGKKDETEETEKIFRTWSSDGEKPPKTRFIPKEASLPDGAKPWGGTVSHHLLTDALIDDWFTDLAEARTIKTFYILSPSHWGLSLYDFSLTKGSWQTKDGLVNSAKDKVENLSRLFDVPFDDKVFVYEHGVSTLIPYIKKYFPDAKVVAIAYYGEPPVNMSLATKLYETVTKVFSIKDKEAFLLISSDFSHKSDMEKTAEKDAKSRYFLTSLKPSAWTLGICDNRPAMYLLSKLFTEKTQCTIQRNTNAYKLSDETDPEDITSYFFTYFWEKED, from the coding sequence ATGAAAGTTATAAAATTTATAATCACCGTTTTTTTTATTTGTTTTTGTTTGACGGCTTGTACCGGCAAAAAAGACGAGACGGAAGAGACTGAAAAAATTTTCAGAACATGGAGCTCTGATGGGGAAAAGCCTCCTAAGACGAGGTTTATCCCCAAGGAAGCTTCTTTGCCGGACGGAGCAAAGCCTTGGGGCGGAACGGTGAGCCATCATCTTCTAACCGATGCCTTAATAGATGATTGGTTTACCGATCTTGCCGAGGCTAGAACGATAAAAACTTTTTATATTTTAAGCCCTTCTCATTGGGGTCTTTCTCTGTACGATTTTTCTTTAACAAAGGGATCATGGCAAACTAAGGACGGCCTTGTCAATTCTGCAAAGGATAAGGTTGAAAACTTATCGCGTCTTTTTGATGTGCCCTTTGATGATAAAGTATTTGTATACGAGCACGGTGTTTCAACCTTGATTCCATACATAAAAAAATACTTTCCCGATGCAAAGGTTGTTGCCATCGCTTATTACGGAGAGCCTCCCGTAAATATGAGTCTTGCAACTAAACTTTATGAGACGGTAACAAAAGTTTTTTCTATCAAAGATAAGGAGGCTTTCCTTTTAATTTCTTCCGATTTTTCACATAAATCCGATATGGAAAAAACTGCCGAAAAGGATGCAAAGTCCCGCTATTTTTTGACAAGTCTAAAACCTTCTGCATGGACGCTCGGTATCTGCGATAACAGGCCTGCAATGTATTTGCTTTCAAAATTATTTACAGAAAAAACTCAATGTACAATTCAAAGAAATACTAATGCCTATAAGCTAAGCGATGAAACTGACCCTGAAGACATAACAAGTTATTTCTTTACATACTTTTGGGAAAAAGAAGATTAA
- a CDS encoding DUF3160 domain-containing protein, whose amino-acid sequence MFQLKKKGINLIFIPLLFVCVISFFSCNAKDKAAPNESAVDDVAENVNMEMEESLLAEKCLEKVRYDGSLQLEFAKKQSAPSAHQKYLKDKLVFKNFPFNKVQEGATAVVGSDLCLFYPNAELKSQEDLKNLPKGIPVPFGTVLNIEKEPVRLPFDADDEFDFGVFKFQENQNYFYRTTWNGEKGLVFGADLTGMNNDLKINQVISMRYLTNGAPKEFYTVFGYEFLSKAHQAVLERDRLIFEKVKPDEYDLHMMSADDMIALYRNHYGYHYESYEDSYDSSFLGNDGTTLFITTDLMAHAKHLFFDRTLQNIEENFFTPRLLELVTAFDDSLNNVNKKGFPTARPETLEKAKLYFQVARVLLELAPKSVIQKDEYGSDETVYKEPNKDEVLAKYPKTVSEEIDLIDKAQGPAPSPLFTFEDGTYTKEDYSQYKPRGHYTKNGILSSYFRAMMWFGHAHFLIADKGPEVLEQDGKAASDAYALTLNMEPIALLITELVKNDEELYKKWSALFDPITDLIGLSDDLSFKEVLPLWKSYDVKDFEKWASDKNNLFAFMKSAHEKLRPPAIAGASVFYTASEGTDEERKPPMGWRLFGQRFTLDSYIHSLVSSPRLYGRAHVKGLDIMKALGSKSADLLLQKDYSDFPKLKATLDKIEKEVVASPDKILGKTYYGKTLNEIGLQARFEQGSGFYFTESPAWSVKSLLSAHGTWAELRHDTILYTKQAFAELGGGPGPELTYRVKKIPNPVHYIEPNLAFWKNTASSVDVLINALKPYKLIDENNLQKLEMLKDAALHAADIVKLEIADKPVSEKDLKWISLMPGFLARILMPSINAVVEPEQLRMALVADVFTNGEEGFVLETAVGIPYRIYVPLNDAQGGKRIAVGYCFNYYEFEQDISNRLTNEEWKERVYSNEDMEDLKPFWAQNISF is encoded by the coding sequence ATGTTTCAATTAAAAAAGAAAGGCATAAATCTTATTTTTATACCGTTATTGTTTGTTTGTGTTATATCATTTTTTTCTTGCAATGCAAAAGATAAAGCTGCGCCTAATGAATCGGCAGTCGATGATGTTGCGGAAAATGTGAACATGGAAATGGAAGAATCATTGCTTGCAGAAAAGTGTCTTGAAAAGGTAAGGTATGACGGCAGTTTGCAGTTAGAATTTGCAAAAAAACAGAGTGCACCTTCTGCCCACCAAAAGTATTTAAAAGATAAGCTTGTTTTTAAAAATTTCCCCTTTAATAAGGTGCAAGAAGGAGCGACAGCTGTCGTCGGAAGCGATCTTTGTTTATTTTATCCTAATGCAGAATTAAAATCTCAAGAAGACCTAAAAAACCTGCCTAAGGGAATTCCCGTTCCGTTCGGTACTGTTTTGAATATTGAAAAAGAGCCGGTAAGGCTTCCGTTTGATGCCGATGATGAGTTCGATTTCGGTGTTTTTAAGTTTCAAGAAAATCAAAATTATTTTTACCGTACAACATGGAACGGAGAAAAAGGACTTGTCTTTGGAGCCGATCTTACAGGTATGAATAATGATTTGAAAATAAATCAAGTTATTTCTATGCGTTATTTGACCAACGGTGCTCCTAAAGAATTTTATACGGTATTCGGTTATGAATTTTTAAGCAAGGCTCATCAAGCTGTTTTGGAAAGAGATAGGTTAATTTTTGAAAAAGTTAAACCCGATGAATATGATCTGCATATGATGTCCGCTGATGATATGATTGCCTTGTACAGAAATCATTATGGTTATCATTACGAATCATATGAAGATAGTTATGATTCAAGCTTTCTTGGAAATGACGGCACTACACTTTTTATTACCACCGATTTGATGGCCCATGCAAAGCATCTTTTTTTTGATAGGACATTGCAAAATATTGAAGAGAATTTTTTTACGCCTAGACTTCTTGAGCTTGTAACAGCCTTTGACGATAGTTTAAATAATGTAAACAAAAAAGGCTTTCCTACGGCAAGACCTGAAACCTTAGAAAAGGCTAAACTATATTTTCAAGTTGCCCGTGTTCTCTTGGAACTTGCTCCTAAATCTGTAATTCAAAAAGATGAGTACGGCTCTGATGAAACTGTTTATAAAGAGCCCAATAAAGATGAAGTTCTTGCAAAATATCCGAAAACGGTAAGTGAAGAAATAGATCTTATAGATAAGGCTCAAGGCCCTGCGCCTTCTCCTCTTTTTACATTTGAAGACGGAACCTATACAAAAGAAGATTATTCCCAATATAAACCGAGAGGACACTACACAAAAAACGGTATTTTGTCTTCCTATTTTAGAGCAATGATGTGGTTCGGACATGCTCATTTTTTAATTGCAGATAAGGGGCCTGAAGTTTTGGAACAGGATGGTAAAGCTGCTTCCGATGCTTATGCTCTAACTTTGAACATGGAGCCCATAGCTCTTTTGATTACTGAGCTTGTAAAAAATGATGAAGAGCTTTATAAAAAGTGGTCAGCTCTTTTTGATCCTATAACCGATTTAATAGGCCTATCCGATGACCTATCTTTTAAAGAGGTCTTGCCTCTCTGGAAAAGCTATGATGTAAAGGATTTTGAAAAATGGGCAAGCGATAAAAACAATTTGTTCGCATTTATGAAATCGGCTCACGAAAAGTTAAGACCTCCGGCCATAGCCGGGGCTTCCGTTTTTTATACTGCTTCCGAAGGTACCGATGAAGAAAGAAAGCCTCCCATGGGCTGGAGACTTTTCGGTCAGAGGTTTACTCTCGATTCTTATATTCACAGCTTGGTAAGCTCTCCCAGACTGTATGGCCGTGCACATGTTAAGGGGCTGGATATTATGAAGGCTCTTGGTTCAAAGTCTGCCGATTTATTGCTTCAAAAAGATTACTCCGATTTTCCTAAGTTAAAAGCTACCCTTGATAAAATCGAAAAAGAAGTAGTAGCTTCTCCCGACAAAATATTGGGAAAAACTTATTACGGTAAAACCTTAAACGAGATAGGCCTGCAAGCCCGTTTTGAGCAAGGTTCCGGTTTTTATTTTACCGAAAGCCCTGCATGGAGTGTAAAGTCCTTATTGTCGGCTCACGGAACATGGGCAGAGTTAAGGCATGATACTATTTTATATACAAAACAGGCTTTTGCAGAGCTTGGAGGCGGTCCCGGTCCCGAGCTTACCTATAGGGTAAAGAAGATTCCCAATCCGGTTCACTATATAGAGCCTAACTTAGCATTTTGGAAAAACACTGCTTCTTCTGTGGATGTTCTTATAAATGCATTAAAGCCTTATAAGCTCATAGATGAAAATAATTTACAAAAGCTTGAAATGTTAAAAGACGCTGCCTTACATGCTGCCGATATCGTTAAGCTTGAAATTGCGGATAAGCCCGTTTCTGAAAAAGACCTAAAATGGATATCCTTGATGCCCGGCTTCCTGGCCCGTATTCTCATGCCTTCCATAAATGCGGTTGTTGAGCCTGAACAATTGCGCATGGCCTTGGTTGCCGATGTGTTTACAAATGGAGAAGAAGGCTTTGTTCTTGAAACGGCTGTCGGTATTCCCTATAGAATCTATGTTCCCTTAAACGATGCTCAAGGCGGAAAAAGAATAGCTGTCGGTTATTGTTTTAATTACTATGAATTTGAACAAGACATATCCAACCGTCTGACAAATGAAGAATGGAAAGAAAGGGTTTATTCTAATGAGGACATGGAGGACTTAAAGCCTTTCTGGGCTCAGAATATTTCTTTTTAA
- a CDS encoding SAM-dependent methyltransferase has product MPNKDDSRIKLLKGRAWLTIPQFENHLLDELGIPHGVAPMEIKNLPKDASVYGNIIYRENFPKDVFWSRLCMEEPFMAEFLSISEAADILRSIQRNWAFVPFNCFRRAELIEKKLPFISKKERNFPYDVPSAEMGIWTLLNENQIFASAKTSSPFPRGEIFFKEDKINPPSRAYLKMWEALTLLNFYLKKYQEKNSLAEKTEAMTTASFGKKNSLPAADSVCLDAGACPGGWSWVLDSLGCKIIAIDRSPLRPDLMAKKNIEFIKHDAFTLKPEDIGKIDWLCSDVICYPPRLYDWIIKWIDSDLCEKFICTIKMQGEPDNETVKKFAAIPNSKIVHLTANKHELTWLKAPFI; this is encoded by the coding sequence ATGCCGAATAAAGATGACTCCCGTATAAAATTATTAAAAGGCAGAGCTTGGCTTACCATTCCTCAGTTTGAAAATCATCTTCTCGATGAATTAGGAATTCCACATGGAGTAGCTCCTATGGAAATTAAAAATCTCCCCAAGGATGCCTCTGTCTACGGTAACATAATATACAGAGAAAATTTTCCAAAAGATGTTTTTTGGAGCCGCCTTTGTATGGAAGAACCGTTTATGGCAGAGTTTTTGAGCATAAGCGAGGCTGCCGATATCTTGCGCTCAATTCAAAGAAACTGGGCATTTGTTCCGTTTAACTGCTTTAGACGAGCAGAGCTCATCGAAAAAAAGCTTCCCTTTATCAGCAAAAAAGAACGAAACTTTCCCTACGATGTTCCGTCAGCCGAAATGGGAATCTGGACTCTTTTAAACGAAAATCAAATTTTCGCTTCGGCAAAAACTTCAAGTCCCTTCCCACGTGGAGAAATTTTCTTTAAAGAAGATAAGATAAATCCGCCGAGCCGAGCCTACTTAAAAATGTGGGAAGCCTTAACCCTTTTAAATTTCTACTTAAAAAAATATCAAGAGAAAAACAGCCTTGCTGAAAAAACTGAAGCCATGACCACAGCTTCTTTCGGAAAAAAGAATTCCCTGCCCGCAGCCGATTCCGTCTGCCTCGATGCCGGAGCCTGCCCCGGAGGCTGGAGCTGGGTGCTGGACAGCTTAGGCTGCAAAATTATCGCAATCGATAGAAGCCCCTTGAGGCCCGATTTAATGGCAAAGAAAAATATAGAATTTATAAAACATGATGCTTTTACTTTAAAGCCGGAAGACATAGGAAAAATAGATTGGCTTTGCTCCGATGTAATCTGTTATCCTCCGAGGCTTTATGATTGGATTATAAAATGGATTGACTCGGACCTTTGCGAAAAATTTATTTGCACAATAAAGATGCAGGGAGAACCCGATAACGAAACCGTTAAAAAGTTTGCAGCAATTCCAAACTCGAAGATTGTCCATCTTACGGCAAACAAACACGAACTAACCTGGTTAAAAGCCCCATTTATATAA
- a CDS encoding YitT family protein: MNKILPAKHISTKFVIGVLLDIFWVTVGSVLAAVALQFFLIPGTIAPGGVSGLSVAIEKLTGIRVYILNLIINVPLFIFGAKLLGKKSAVFTLLSILVLSGVLAVLPQDFVFTNDLFLQATFGGILLGVGLGIVFKRGATTGGTDLAGAIVNKHFPGLSIAKGMAIADFVIVAFAGVVDNNPNTSLYSLIALFFCTKIADMILDGLSYFKGFFIVSSKPAEIGDALMSKLERGVTLLKGEGMYSKQDRPVLLCVVSRAQFVRAKEIITEIDEKAFIMVCDMQEVYGLGFKQKIK, translated from the coding sequence ATGAATAAAATATTACCCGCCAAACATATTTCTACAAAGTTTGTTATAGGTGTATTGTTGGATATTTTTTGGGTTACGGTTGGAAGTGTACTTGCAGCAGTTGCATTGCAATTTTTTCTTATTCCGGGAACAATTGCACCGGGCGGTGTCAGCGGTTTGTCGGTTGCAATCGAAAAGCTGACGGGTATAAGAGTTTACATATTGAATTTAATTATAAATGTCCCTTTATTTATTTTTGGAGCAAAACTTTTGGGTAAAAAATCCGCTGTTTTTACTCTTCTTTCTATTTTGGTGCTTTCGGGAGTTTTGGCTGTTTTACCCCAAGATTTTGTATTTACCAATGATCTTTTTTTACAGGCAACCTTCGGCGGAATTCTATTAGGAGTAGGTTTGGGAATTGTGTTTAAACGAGGCGCTACTACAGGAGGAACCGACCTTGCCGGGGCCATTGTAAACAAGCATTTTCCCGGATTGAGTATAGCAAAGGGAATGGCTATAGCCGATTTTGTAATAGTAGCCTTTGCAGGTGTTGTAGATAATAATCCTAACACCTCGCTTTATTCTTTAATAGCTCTTTTCTTTTGTACAAAGATAGCGGACATGATTCTTGACGGTTTAAGTTACTTTAAGGGCTTTTTCATTGTCAGCTCTAAGCCGGCCGAAATAGGAGATGCTCTTATGAGCAAGCTGGAAAGAGGCGTTACCCTCCTTAAGGGAGAGGGCATGTATTCAAAGCAGGATCGTCCTGTGCTGCTCTGTGTTGTAAGCCGGGCTCAATTTGTCAGGGCAAAGGAAATTATTACCGAAATAGACGAAAAGGCTTTTATCATGGTCTGCGATATGCAGGAAGTTTACGGTCTCGGCTTTAAGCAAAAAATAAAGTAA